The Archocentrus centrarchus isolate MPI-CPG fArcCen1 chromosome 7, fArcCen1, whole genome shotgun sequence genome window below encodes:
- the slmapb gene encoding sarcolemma associated protein b isoform X1: MDEKQLSDPLNNVSVIKDDLTKAKMGSSGDSEKIIQRLTDELREAQELANTEKHKYVELQGILEEERKEKKKQADESAKQIKLLEGQLRQLKDEMGVLREQMDISSSSRDELQDARDEVKSLKRALEAAAAERDRDVAAVQSNLATVSNDLDKWRQTASKYEREIDNLQRDLQQQSKQWQKTAEIQASELQSMQVECNGLQKECSVLRSEKQDTVNKHQREKSSLQSECASLRAEKEELLKSHQKEKSNLQSECAALRTEKEAVLQKQQQLEKDLASLRAQNTELKNSLGALEHSQQEMERKLVALQLQHQQDSTTLQTQLDEADSRSKVLQKEYEEARTELSDLKEKYEKVEQEKQLVADELEACKVNMKELQEKGSKTSLLLPVQAIVIGLILALLYWCFGALW; encoded by the exons atggatgagaaACAGCTGAGTGACCCCCTGAATAACGTATCTGTGATTAAAG ATGACCTGACCAAGGCAAAGATGGGATCCTCTGGTGACTCTGAAAAAATTATTCAGCGCTTGACTGATGAACTTCGAGAGGCCCAGGAGCTagctaatacagagaaacacaaatatGTGGAGCTACAAG GTATCCTGGAAGAAGAgcgaaaggagaagaaaaaacaagctGATGAATCTGCAAAACAGATAAAACTTCTTGAAG GCCAGCTGCGGCAGCTCAAGGATGAGATGGGCGTTCTCAGAGAGCAGATGGACATCTCCTCCAGTTCACGCGACGAGCTACAAGATGCACGTGATGAAGTGAAGTCGCTGAAACGTGCCCTGGAGGCAGCAGCTGCCGAGCGGGACCGTGACGTTGCTGCTGTCCAGTCTAACCTGGCAACCGTCTCCAACGATCTAGACAAATGGCGTCAGACTGCCAGCAAATATGAACGTGAGATTGACAACCTGCAGCGTGACCTTCAGCAGCAGAGCAAGCAGTGGCAGAAAACTGCAGAAATACAAG ccAGTGAGCTTCAGTCCATGCAGGTGGAGTGCAACGGTCTTCAGAAAGAATGTTCTGTTCTTCGATCTGAGAAGCAGGACACTGTGAATAAGCAccagagagaaaaaagcagtCTGCAGAGTGAATGTGCTTCTCTCAGGGCTGAGAAGGAAGAACTCCTCAAGTCtcaccagaaagaaaaaagcaaccTGCAGAGTGAATGTGCAGCACTGCGCACTGAGAAAGAGGCAGTgctgcagaaacagcagcagctggagaagGACCTTGCCAG TTTGCGTGCCCAGAATACTGAGCTGAAAAACAGCCTTGGAGCCCTTGAGCACTCCCAGCAGGAGATGGAGAGGAAGCTGGTAGCCCTGCAGCTCCAGCACCAGCAGGATAGCACCACACTGCAAACTCAACTGGATGAGGCAGACAGCCGCAGCAAGGTTCTGCAGAAAGAG TACGAGGAAGCTAGGACGGAGCTGTCAGACCTCAAGGAAAAATACGAGAAGGTTGAGCAGGAAAAACAGCTGGTTGCAGATGAACTTGAAGCATGCAAAGTCAACATGAAGGAATTACAAGAGAAAGGGTCAAAG ACATCCCTATTGCTGCCTGTTCAAGCCATAGTCATCGGCCTTATCCTGGCTTTGCTGTATTGGTGCTTCGGCGCATTGTGGTAG
- the slmapb gene encoding sarcolemma associated protein b isoform X2 has product MDEKQLSDPLNNVSVIKDDLTKAKMGSSGDSEKIIQRLTDELREAQELANTEKHKYVELQGILEEERKEKKKQADESAKQIKLLEGQLRQLKDEMGVLREQMDISSSSRDELQDARDEVKSLKRALEAAAAERDRDVAAVQSNLATVSNDLDKWRQTASKYEREIDNLQRDLQQQSKQWQKTAEIQASELQSMQVECNGLQKECSVLRSEKQDTVNKHQREKSSLQSECASLRAEKEELLKSHQKEKSNLQSECAALRTEKEAVLQKQQQLEKDLASLRAQNTELKNSLGALEHSQQEMERKLVALQLQHQQDSTTLQTQLDEADSRSKVLQKEYEEARTELSDLKEKYEKVEQEKQLVADELEACKVNMKELQEKGSKKPWMIWGPVVAVALTAVTAAVLFRT; this is encoded by the exons atggatgagaaACAGCTGAGTGACCCCCTGAATAACGTATCTGTGATTAAAG ATGACCTGACCAAGGCAAAGATGGGATCCTCTGGTGACTCTGAAAAAATTATTCAGCGCTTGACTGATGAACTTCGAGAGGCCCAGGAGCTagctaatacagagaaacacaaatatGTGGAGCTACAAG GTATCCTGGAAGAAGAgcgaaaggagaagaaaaaacaagctGATGAATCTGCAAAACAGATAAAACTTCTTGAAG GCCAGCTGCGGCAGCTCAAGGATGAGATGGGCGTTCTCAGAGAGCAGATGGACATCTCCTCCAGTTCACGCGACGAGCTACAAGATGCACGTGATGAAGTGAAGTCGCTGAAACGTGCCCTGGAGGCAGCAGCTGCCGAGCGGGACCGTGACGTTGCTGCTGTCCAGTCTAACCTGGCAACCGTCTCCAACGATCTAGACAAATGGCGTCAGACTGCCAGCAAATATGAACGTGAGATTGACAACCTGCAGCGTGACCTTCAGCAGCAGAGCAAGCAGTGGCAGAAAACTGCAGAAATACAAG ccAGTGAGCTTCAGTCCATGCAGGTGGAGTGCAACGGTCTTCAGAAAGAATGTTCTGTTCTTCGATCTGAGAAGCAGGACACTGTGAATAAGCAccagagagaaaaaagcagtCTGCAGAGTGAATGTGCTTCTCTCAGGGCTGAGAAGGAAGAACTCCTCAAGTCtcaccagaaagaaaaaagcaaccTGCAGAGTGAATGTGCAGCACTGCGCACTGAGAAAGAGGCAGTgctgcagaaacagcagcagctggagaagGACCTTGCCAG TTTGCGTGCCCAGAATACTGAGCTGAAAAACAGCCTTGGAGCCCTTGAGCACTCCCAGCAGGAGATGGAGAGGAAGCTGGTAGCCCTGCAGCTCCAGCACCAGCAGGATAGCACCACACTGCAAACTCAACTGGATGAGGCAGACAGCCGCAGCAAGGTTCTGCAGAAAGAG TACGAGGAAGCTAGGACGGAGCTGTCAGACCTCAAGGAAAAATACGAGAAGGTTGAGCAGGAAAAACAGCTGGTTGCAGATGAACTTGAAGCATGCAAAGTCAACATGAAGGAATTACAAGAGAAAGGGTCAAAG AAACCGTGGATGATCTGGGGGCCTGTGGTTGCTGTGGCTCTAACAGCTGTGACTGCCGCCGTGCTCTTCAGGACCTGA
- the LOC115782517 gene encoding keratin, type II cytoskeletal 8-like, which yields MSLRRRHNSLLNSSSGPFSSRSTDSYSIPKISTGAPITPVTINKSLLEPLNIELDPTVQAVRTTEKEQLKSLNNKFASFIDKVRLLEQQNKALETKWQLLSQQNAPSSSSEVESLIKAFISNLEKELELHKRDKMRLENECTLMHEQVDDYKTKYEEEFNRRNNAENEFVMFKRDVDEQYMSKVDLETHLSALSDEFHLLKKVYDMELQDLQENVKDISVVLEMNNSRDLNMDEIIFHVKAQYEHFASCSRDEVEKWHQNKFDEMNAAVTKHNSKLENTRAEIAELKKMITRRQLELESAKAQRRCIEENRAKMEEQGEQALEDAKNCIKDLQEALRQAKQDMAKQLREYQDLMNVKLALDIEISTYQKLLEGEEERVEQDSVVSIQKVPNKTVPVNSQPRKLGPILIKTVEVQDRSYS from the exons ATGAGTCTGAGGAGGAGGCACAATAGCCTACTGAACTCATCTTCAGGACCTTTCAGCAGTAGGTCCACCGATTCCTACTCCATCCCTAAAATCAGCACTGGTGCCCCTATAACACCAGTAACCATCAACAAGAGCCTGCTTGAACCATTAAACATAGAGCTTGACCCCACAGTCCAAGCTGTTCGCACAACGGAGAAAGAACAACTCAAGAGCCTCAACAACAAGTTTGCCTCCTTCATTGATAAG gtaagacttctggaacaacagAACAAAGCCCTGGAAACCAAGTGGCAGCTTCTGAGTCAGCAAAatgccccctcctcctcctctgaagTGGAGTCTTTGATCAAGGCCTTCATCTCCAACCTGGAAAAAGAGCTGGAGCTTCACAAACGTGATAAAATGAGACTTGAAAATGAGTGCACACTCATGCACGAACAGGTGGATGACTACAAGACAAA GTATGAGGAAGAGTTCAACAGAAGGAACAATGCAGAAAATGAATTTGTAATGTTCAAAAGG GATGTGGATGAACAATATATGTCAAAGGTGGACCTGGAAACTCATTTGTCTGCTCTCTCTGATGAATTCCACCTCCTCAAGAAAGTGTATGATATG GAACTGCAAGACCTACAGGAGAATGTGAAAGACATCTCTGTGGTGCTGGAAATGAACAACTCCCGTGACCTGAACATGGATGAGATTATATTCCATGTTAAAGCTCAGTATGAGCATTTTGCTTCCTGCAGTCGTGACGAGGTTGAAAAGTGGCACCAGAACAAG TTTGATGAGATGAATGCTGCGGTCACAAAACATAACAGTAAGCTGGAAAATACCAGGGCTGAAATAGCTGAACTCAAGAAGATGATTACTCGCCGACAGCTTGAGCTTGAGTCTGCAAAGGCACAG CGTCGCTGTATTGAGGAGAACAGGGCTAAGATGGAAGAACAAGGGGAACAGGCTTTAGAAGATGCAAAGAACTGCATCAAGGACCTTCAGGAGGCTCTGAGACAGGCCAAGCAGGACATGGCCAAGCAGCTCAGAGAGTACCAGGACCTCATGAATGTCAAGCTGGCTCTTGACATAGAGATCTCCACCTACCAGAAACTCctggagggagaggaagagag AGTTGAGCAGGACTCTGTTGTCAGCATCCAAAAAGTGCCCAACAAAA CTGTGCCCGTTAACAGCCAGCCACGAAAGTTAGGCCCTATTCTCATCAAGACAGTGGAGGTCCAGGACAGGTCATACAGCTAA
- the LOC115782516 gene encoding NACHT, LRR and PYD domains-containing protein 14 — MDKDAVLIHILKLKGVSTLLGGDLPVRVINENKYISPLAAEGEVIEENLPTVDQAIRTALTGENKTVTVIGPEGSGKTTALEKLVVDWAKGEHLQNFEYVFHFRFQDLNAHEDVLSIATLIQRCHHYFPPKAMPLVVQKPEDVLFVFDGLNDYKHSLDPAAYTLCSDPDQAVSVPCLLASLLHGSLLNEATFVVATRPTAYLKFLSGSQVKVLGFLKSQRNSYVNSFFTDAPAANKALMHMERTLGFYDFCTSPRFCWTVCSVYKPLTDSGGKLPETLSQLFVDILVHLIQMLSLSQADSRELVLALGRMASHCSTGQHLSCTKAQTYSFGFQPFLTSADTFLRREGELESDTCVFSFHSQLMQEFMLALSFFLDKSIYTGAEKMLEKHKDSTKFLDLFLSGLSEPTQRRPLENLLGEFNCDQIKDFKQWFKSSSEEALQGYNTDSHYRCFHLLHQAQSESLVKEIIIPSARIGISYGNLSLQDCVAWNYIVACLGGTDWLNLYRTSNLTEEMAEILAPAMSLSHKIVLTASFLSTGAVSHLASALNRGLTRELDLSHSHLGDEKFKILCAGLRDCKLQKLHLVTCNLTEASCEDLVSALTSDTSQLCLLEMAFNEIGDQGFEKLCRALHSPHCKLEKLQLDTCELTEASMEVFSAALCSGQSQLKEVDMKRNIMDDSGVEALCKALQHPLCKLQSLNLSMCELTGACCSHLSGALMSEYCSLSELDLSVNELGQEGALLLCQALRRPGCILEKLGLTRCELTLPVFEELGSLLKSGTCQLKSLSVGLNKVGDQGVKHLWDAIAHPGCLLEELDVEMTRLTDACLEDLCTAVRASKTLKRLELRNNSLTDASVPALVQVMQDSHRMQEMNLKYNDFSEDVFDMLDKCKKITY, encoded by the exons ATGGACAAAGACGCCGTATTGATTCATATCCTGAAGTTAAAGGGCGTTTCGACGCTCCTTGGTGGGGATCTGCCTGTCAGAGTCATAAACGAAAATAAGTACATATCCCCACTCGCTGCTGAAGGTGAAGTGATAGAGGAAAACTTACCCACCGTGGATCAAGCCATCCGCACAGCTCTGACTGGTGAGAACAAAACTGTTACCGTCATAGGCCCAGAAGGATCTGGTAAAACCACTGCTTTGGAGAAGCTTGTTGTGGACTGGGCAAAAGGTGAACATCTTCAGAACTTTGAATATGTCTTCCATTTCCGGTTCCAGGACTTAAATGCTCATGAAGATGTACTCTCCATAGCGACCTTAATCCAACGCTGTCACCACTATTTCCCTCCCAAGGCCATGCCCCTGGTTGTGCAGAAGCCTGAGGATGTGCTATTTGTTTTTGATGGTCTGAATGACTACAAGCATAGCCTGGACCCCGCTGCGTATACCCTCTGCTCTGACCCGGACCAGGCAGTTTCAGTTCCGTGTTTACTGGCCAGTCTGCTTCATGGATCCCTGCTGAATGAAGCTACCTTTGTGGTTGCCACCAGGCCAACGGCATATCTGAAGTTCCTCAGTGGTTCCCAGGTGAAGGTGTTGGGGTTTCTGAAGTCCCAAAGAAACTCTTATGTAAACAGCTTCTTTACTGATGCTCCTGCTGCCAACAAAGCACTAATGCACATGGAAAGGACTCTAGGCTTTTATGATTTCTGTACTTCTCCAAGATTTTGTTGGACAGTTTGCTCTGTTTACAAGCCTCTTACTGATTCTGGAGGAAAACTTCCTGAGACTTTATCTCAGCTGTTTGTAGATATCCTGGTTCACCTGATTCAGATGCTCTCACTAAGCCAAGCAGACAGCAGAGAGCTGGTGTTGGCCCTCGGCAGGATGGCTTCTCATTGCTCTACTGGACAACATCTGAGCTGTACCAAAGCGCAAACGTATTCCTTTGGTTTTCAACCATTTCTCACCTCAGCTGACACTTTTTTGCGAAGAGAAGGTGAACTGGAGTCGGATACATGTGTGTTCTCTTTTCACTCGCAACTGATGCAGGAGTTCATGTTGGCCTTGTCTTTCTTTTTGGACAAGTCGATATACACAGGTGCTGAAAAGATGCTGGAGAAGCACAAAGACAGTACAAAGTTTCTAGATCTTTTCTTGTCAGGGCTTTCAGAGCCAACTCAGCGTAGACCACTGGAGAACCTCCTCGGGGAGTTCAACTGTGATCAGATCAAGGATTTCAAGCAGTGGTTTAAAAGCAGCTCAGAGGAAGCACTGCAGGGATATAACACAGACAGTCACTATAGATGCTTCCATCTGCTTCATCAGGCTCAAAGTGAGAGCTTGGTTAAGGAGATCATCATCCCCTCAGCACGGATAGGCATCAGCTACGGCAACCTGAGTCTCCAAGACTGTGTAGCTTGGAATTATATTGTTGCATGCCTCGGTGGGACTGACTGGTTGAATCTGTACCGTACAAGCAATTTAACAGAGGAGATGGCAGAAATCCTGGCTCCAGCTATGAGTCTATCACACAAGATAGT CTTGACAGCCAGCTTTTTGAGTACTGGGGCTGTCTCTCATCTTGCTTCAGCTCTCAACAGAGGACTCACCAGGGAGCTGGATCTCTCTCACTCCCACCTTGGAGATGAAAAGTTCAAAATCCTCTGCGCTGGACTCAGAGACTGCAAGTTGCAAAAATTACA TCTTGTAACATGCAATCTGACGGAGGCAAGCTGTGAAGACCTGGTTTCTGCGCTGACCTCAGACACCTCTCAGCTATGCTTGTTAGAAATGGCATTCAATGAGATTGGGGACCAGGGCTTTGAGAAACTGTGCAGAGCACTGCATAGCCCTCACTGCAAACTTGAGAAACTCCA GCTTGACACGTGTGAGCTGACTGAGGCGTCCATGGAGGTTTTTTCAGCGGCTTTGTGTTCTGGACAATCACAGCTGAAAGAAGTGGACATGAAACGAAACATAATGGATGACAGTGGAGTGGAGGCTTTGTGCAAAGCCCTCCAACACCCACTGTGTAAACTACAGAGCCTCAA TCTCTCCATGTGTGAGCTGACAGGTGCATGCTGCTCTCATTTGAGTGGAGCCTTAATGTCAGAGTACTGTTCTCTGTCAGAGCTGGATCTGTCAGTGAACGAGTTGGGCCAGGAGGGGGCACTGCTGCTATGCCAAGCTCTAAGGCGACCTGGCTGCATATTAGAAAAACTTGG TTTGACACGATGTGAATTAACTCTGCCGGTCTTTGAGGAACTCGGCTCACTACTGAAAAGTGGGACTTGTCAACTCAAATCTCTGAGTGTAGGTTTAAATAAAGTAGGAGACCAAGGAGTTAAACATCTTTGGGATGCCATTGCACACCCAGGCTGCCTGTTGGAAGAACTGGA tGTTGAAATGACCAGGCTGACCGATGCCTGTCTTGAAGACTTGTGCACTGCAGTAAGAGCCAGTAAGACTCTGAAGAGGCTGGAACTGAGAAACAACTCACTGACTGATGCTTCTGTCCCAGCACTTGTCCAAGTCATGCAGGACAGCCACAGAATGCAGGAGATGAA CCTGAAATACAACGATTTCAGTGAAGACGTTTTTGACATGTTGGACAAGTGCAAGAAAATTACATACTGA
- the LOC115782515 gene encoding ceramide synthase 5-like, whose protein sequence is MTSSISAWIWNERFWLPENVSWADLEHPPPGVEYPRPRDILYALPLAAGVFLLRILFERLVAKPCAHILQIQPGVPRQAQPNAVLEKLYQSKACPDIRQLEGLSKQLDLDVRKIQRWFRVRRNQDRPSVQKKFCESMWRFTFYLGIFIYGINHLWSTRWTWDTRQCWHNYPFQPVSPGQYSYYLAELAFYWSLMFSQFIDIKRKDFVIMLVHHLATIILITFSYANNMLRAGTLVMCVHDVSDIFLEAAKLANYAKYQRLCDGLFVVFSISFFISRLVIFPFWIIHSVLFESWEIAGPYQSWWLFNGLLVVLQFLHIIWFYLIMGIAIKAIFKGKVAKDDRSDIETSSDEELSSNTDPSQTQMLNDSSHTSNLNGETCDH, encoded by the exons ATGACTTCCTCTATCTCAGCCTGGATTTGGAATGAAAGATTTTGGCTTCCCGAAAATGTCTCTTGGGCGGACCTGGAGCATCCACCACCTGGCGTGGAGTACCCCCGACCCAGGGACATACTGTATGCCCTGCCTCTGGCTGCCGGAGTTTTTCTTCTGAGAATCCTGTttgaaag GCTAGTGGCCAAGCCCTGTGCCCACATACTTCAGATTCAGCCGGGAGTGCCTCGGCAAGCTCAGCCCAATGCTGTCCTGGAGAAGCTGTATCAGTCCAAAGCG TGTCCAGATATAAGGCAACTAGAGGGACTCTCCAAGCAGCTGGACTTAGATGTACGCAAAATACAGAGATGGTTTCGTGTCCGTCGGAACCAGGACAGGCCCAGCGTGCAGAAAAAGTTCTGTGAGAGCAT GTGGCGATTCACTTTTTACCTCGGGATTTTTATTTATGGCATCAACCATTTATGGTCG ACACGCTGGACGTGGGATACCAGACAGTGCTGGCATAATTACCCTTTTCag CCTGTGAGTCCTGGACAATACAGCTACTATCTTGCAGAGCTGGCTTTTTATTGGTCTCTGATGTTTTCCCAGTTCATAGACATTAAACGTAAG GATTTCGTCATTATGCTTGTCCACCATCTGGCTACCATAATCCTCATCACGTTCTCCTATGCCAACAACATGCTAAGAGCTGGCACTCTGGTCATGTGTGTACATGATGTATCTGACATCTTCCTTGAG GCAGCCAAGCTAGCAAACTATGCCAAGTACCAGAGGCTATGTGATGGCCTCTTTGTGGTGTTCAGCATAAGCTTTTTCATCAGCAGACTTGTCATCTTTCCCTTCTG GATTATTCACAGTGTTCTGTTTGAGAGCTGGGAGATTGCTGGGCCGTATCAGTCCTGGTGGCTGTTCAATGGGTTGCTGGTGGTCCTTCAGTTCCTTCACATCATCTGGTTCTACCTCATCATGGGCATTGCCATCAAAGCCATTTTCAAGGGAAAG GTGGCAAAAGATGATCGCAGTGACATAGAGACCAGCTCAGATGAGGAGCTTTCCAGCAACACGGACCCAAGCCAGACCCAAATGCTAAATGATAGCAGTCACACCAGTAACCTTAATGGAGAAACTTGTGACCATTGA